The following coding sequences lie in one Rutidosis leptorrhynchoides isolate AG116_Rl617_1_P2 chromosome 6, CSIRO_AGI_Rlap_v1, whole genome shotgun sequence genomic window:
- the LOC139853830 gene encoding probable WRKY transcription factor 33 yields the protein MNLTIQNDFMLETNKPKSESIQSVQTQNISDQSQTIRDQTKVDDGYNWRKYGQKLVKGGEIPRSYYKCTFANCSTKKKVERNLEGRITEIIYRGNHIHAKPQNAKESSSNNYIEAPTKNNHFDSSASFGEDDFMSNTNKPISELIQSVQTQYISDQSQATTDQTKLEDGYNWRKYGQKQVKGGEILHSYYKCTFPNCSTKKKL from the coding sequence ATGAATTTGACTATACAGAATGATTTCATGTTAGAAACTAACAAACCAAAATCAGAGTCAATACAATCTGttcaaactcaaaatatttcagaTCAATCTCAAACTATTAGAGATCAAACAAAGGTAGATGATGGTTACAATTGGAGAAAATATGGTCAAAAGCTAGTCAAAGGTGGCGAAATCCCTCGCAGTTATTACAAATGTACGTTCGCTAATTGTTCAACAAAGAAGAAAGTCGAAAGAAATTTAGAAGGACGTATAACAGAGATTATTTACAGAGGAAATCATATTCATGCCAAGCCTCAAAATGCGAAAGAGTCATCTTCAAACAATTACATTGAAGCCCCAACTAAAAACAATCATTTTGATTCTTCAGCTTCATTTGGGGAAGATGATTTCATGTCAAATACTAACAAACCAATATCAGAGTTAATACAATCTGTTCAAACTCAATATATTTCAGATCAGTCTCAAGCTACTACAGATCAAACAAAGTTAGAAGATGGTTACAATTGGAGAAAATATGGTCAAAAGCAAGTCAAAGGTGGCGAAATCCTTCACAGTTATTATAAATGTACATTCCCTAATTGTTCAACAAAGAAGAAACTT
- the LOC139853161 gene encoding F-box/WD-40 repeat-containing protein At5g21040-like — protein sequence MAFESKLKTKTVDIKNSEDTKADSNHIVASGKSLLIDSETVVTESGKSIHFAKLSIDECLLSVHKTITDLPAALISEIFNFLDPKELGVVSCVSPSLYKIASDHHVWKTFYCERWGLPSVPISINAECSVENSWKQLFVEREFRSKTFLGRYSLDTLYGHIEPVRTLFILPSKKLIFTSGYDSIVRMWDLEDGMSIASSRPLGCTIRAVAADSKVLVAGGSDGFIHGWRAEDGHPHLFNIIGPQMSLTEFRLWEHEGPITCVGLDLTRIYSGSWDMTIRVWDRLSLKCVHVLNHNDWVWALVPRDSTLVSTSCSDVYVWDTSSFSLIDVIKDAHVGNTYSLARSHTGSFVFTGGEDGTIRMFEICSHRCGRSMRQVATWAPHSSPVNSLSFEFPWLVSASSDGKLSLIDVRKLIKRYQHSPNRKRYYINGNKVDRENVEPPQRMLHGSGGSLFCVGIGFDRIISGGEDGTVRIWNFSQAFETAKRVSALKALRYENRMRRRKLQNEMDSKGKRADQCLIAAKNKRGLTRKVKGERSTLKVKYLNC from the coding sequence ATGGCATTTGAATCCAAACTGAAAACAAAGACTGTTGATATAAAGAATTCAGAAGATACAAAAGCTGATTCGAACCATATTGTTGCGTCTGGAAAAAGTTTGCTTATTGATTCAGAAACTGTAGTTACCGAGTCTGGAAAATCCATACATTTTGCTAAGTTATCGATTGATGAGTGTTTATTGAGTGTTCATAAAACGATTACTGATCTTCCGGCAGCCTTAATATCTGAGATATTTAACTTTCTTGACCCAAAGGAGCTCGGTGTTGTTTCGTGCGTGAGTCCGTCTTTGTATAAAATTGCATCTGATCATCACGTTTGGAAAACGTTCTATTGTGAGAGATGGGGACTACCTTCAGTCCCCATCTCTATAAATGCAGAGTGTTCGGTTGAGAATTCGTGGAAACAACTTTTTGTCGAAAGAGAATTTCGTAGTAAGACGTTTTTGGGACGTTACAGTCTCGACACTCTTTATGGTCATATTGAGCCTGTTCGCACGCTTTTTATTTTGCCTTCAAAAAAACTTATATTCACTTCAGGCTATGATTCAATTGTTAGAATGTGGGATTTGGAAGATGGTATGTCGATTGCATCATCTCGACCTCTCGGTTGCACCATTAGAGCCGTTGCAGCTGATTCTAAGGTTTTAGTTGCTGGTGGGTCCGATGGGTTTATACACGGTTGGAGAGCCGAAGATGGTCACCCTCATTTATTCAACATTATAGGACCTCAAATGTCTTTAACCGAGTTTCGGCTTTGGGAACATGAAGGTCCTATAACTTGTGTTGGGTTAGATTTAACTAGAATTTACAGCGGGTCGTGGGACATGACCATACGGGTTTGGGATCGTTTGTCTCTCAAGTGTGTGCACGTTTTGAACCATAATGATTGGGTGTGGGCCCTGGTTCCGCGTGATTCTACATTAGTAAGTACTTCTTGTTCGGATGTATATGTTTGGGACACTAGTAGTTTTTCACTTATAGACGTTATTAAAGATGCCCATGTAGGTAATACTTATTCTCTTGCTAGAAGTCACACGGGTAGTTTTGTTTTCACCGGTGGAGAAGATGGGACGATACGTATGTTTGAGATTTGTAGTCATAGATGTGGTAGGTCCATGCGCCAGGTGGCAACGTGGGCCCCTCATTCGAGTCCAGTAAATTCCCTTTCGTTTGAGTTTCCGTGGCTAGTTTCCGCTTCGAGTGATGGCAAGCTTTCGCTTATTGATGTTAGGAAGCTTATAAAAAGATATCAACATTCGCCTAATAGGAAACGGTATTATATTAATGGAAATAAAGTGGACCGGGAAAATGTGGAGCCCCCACAAAGAATGTTGCATGGTTCGGGCGGGAGTTTATTTTGTGTAGGGATCGGTTTTGACCGAATTATAAGTGGAGGGGAAGATGGTACAGTTAGGATTTGGAATTTTTCGCAAGCATTTGAAACGGCTAAAAGAGTATCGGCTTTAAAAGCGTTACGTTATGAGAACCGAATGAGGCGTCGTAAGCTTCAGAATGAGATGGATAGTAAAGGTAAAAGGGCTGATCAGTGTTTAATTGCTGCTAAGAACAAGCGTGGGTTGACCCGTAAGGTCAAAGGTGAAAGGTCAACTCTTAAAGTCAAATATTTGAATTGCTGA